Proteins encoded together in one Plectropomus leopardus isolate mb chromosome 19, YSFRI_Pleo_2.0, whole genome shotgun sequence window:
- the znf646 gene encoding zinc finger protein 646 isoform X2, with amino-acid sequence MAVQDPGRTTGFPCKQCGLVCPNMPSLLEHMDAHLQQEEDRKFKCDECGRGYRHAGSLANHKKTHEVGSFQCNICGKENSNALSLKSHLRSHTSQKKYSCAECGKAFRLATQLATHERVHLARRAKEQSYRKVDVEYLTHEDGREIENDHPHHLSEQSFGVGISTESSPAEYKPEVVYNAQAEPSDDAANRPFRCDLCDKSYIHHRSLTNHKKTHQVGMFECTVCFKLFNNMAALYSHQRTHKARSGADPNSMGGSYTDTPMDQFSPQSQDAPVNFCHLCQVLFPSDEEFQEHIQMHNSSSMSFGLQDTLSENHNITFDNSIASPESNFYASPINNVPSVSSIDNHGGFDQPQEQMRSNGHVYSDCSNNQTPPSNSTQGEPPVMDTSTLNPTLTLDTDNATETEETSTVDSDERPFKCQICGKSYRHSGSLINHKRSHQVGIYQCSICRKSYPHLAALKSHLRLHKAQSSQSFSLNAEGDWLSSEPLTLDNQQGCFSSQDEEGDRTHPVLGMDQENGVDHSNGALYHEQFNQDFSQDMTVHLPHNEHLMQRHMCADCGETFADIAGIKSHSCPLLQQQHDTTSNDYDSNMNFQDSNSHCAIGNPGSNVEFHGLNGSHDQSYFEQNFHDNMSSDQLNSGGEGDNADEEEDDDGDLYQCSICGNSYTSMRALRSHLRGHTQSHGTPASSGPSSMSSHEEVKDDEPGEMMICSTCGESFANRQDLIAHQLLHNKAQVDNVNNLEMNNSDVSVGKEEAQSIICGSCGIFCTSYHHLEDHGCTAVKTDQSTQTMKVNDVLQHEDKSQVKDTVDSEDRQYKCDQCGRSYRHAGSLLNHKKSHKTGVFRCLVCQKRFYNLLALKNHQRSHFDIKRHTCHECGKAFKIQKQLLNHLRRHKENQAKIQDLNNQIQALMQMNGTKSDGGMQSLTSNVNQAFTSSRRCKQLPGGKRGQTKCETSVKLEDTGDQRPFACDQCGRTYRHAGSLVNHRNSHKTAHTCDGPSGSSDAQPDMSPNKEERPFTCNICNRSYRHAGSLLNHKNTHKTGHFSCSFCSKPFTNPMALRNHTRIHTQKKKYVCLTCGKAFRLASILHNHQRVHNRVASHFSCPACGKSFQGRSGLKRHRCRRGQENSPRAGVQQSERGDKCFMCDLCGRSYRHAGSLLNHKKTHSENLHHCTLCLQTFPDPLTLQIHTQMRRHCCPECGKTFCLVAHLQSHMEVHSKDRPVACSPCQQSFPNTTSYQQHQEIHHGAQDSYQQDVDEPVDNICWDSGINPTMGIDGMQEQVPPPLSHIPRSIADSQKSSESAGTEEKSHVCEHCGRTYRHAGSLLNHKNSHKTGSFFCSVCQKEFTNLMALKNHRRIHTEPKRYQCLECGKAFRVSTQLICHRRIHTKEKPFACVLCDKSFSSKSNLRHHQKMHQNTQTYDSSFSIDANTFMDLDMGSFL; translated from the exons ATGGCAGTGCAAGACCCCGGCAGGACAACAGGTTTTCCTTGCAAACAATGTGGCCTGGTATGTCCCAATATGCCCAGTCTGCTCGAGCACATGGATGCTCACCTTCAACAAGAGGAAGACCGCAAATTTAAATGTGATGAATGTGGACGTGGTTATAGGCATGCTGGAAGCCTAGCTAACCACAAAAAGACTCACGAGGTGGGTTCTTTCCAATGTAACATCTGTGGTAAAGAAAACTCAAATGCCTTGTCCCTGAAAAGTCACCTCCGGAGCCACACGTCACAGAAAAAGTACTCCTGTGCTGAATGTGGGAAAGCTTTTCGTCTGGCAACACAGCTGGCCACACATGAGAGGGTTCATCTTGCCAGGCGAGCAAAGGAGCAGTCATACAGGAAAGTAGATGTGGAATATCTCACACATGAAGACGGACGTGAAATTGAAAATGATCACCCACATCATCTCAGTGAACAGTCGTTCGGTGTTGGGATTTCTACAGAAAGTAGCCCAGCTGAGTACAAGCCAGAGGTTGTTTATAATGCACAAGCTGAGCCCTCTGATGATGCAGCAAATCGACCTTTCAGGTGTGATTTGTGTGACAAATCATACATACACCATCGGAGCCTGACCAATCATAAAAAGACTCACCAAGTGGGAATGTTTGAGTGCACAGTGTGTTTCAAACTCTTCAATAACATGGCTGCCCTTTACAGCCACCAGAGAACTCACAAGGCAAGAAGTGGGGCGGACCCGAATTCAATGGGTGGGtcatacacagacacaccaatGGACCAGTTTTCACCTCAGAGCCAGGACGCTCCAGTTAATTTCTGCCATTTGTGTCAGGTACTATTCCCCAGTGATGAAGAGTTCCAGGAACACATCCAAATGCATAATTCTTCATCAATGTCATTTGGGCTTCAAGATACTTTGTCAGAGAACCACAATATAACATTTGACAACAGTATTGCTTCGCCTGAGTCAAATTTTTATGCATCTCCTATAAATAATGTTCCCTCAGTATCATCCATAGATAATCACGGAGGCTTTGATCAGCCACAGGAGCAGATGAGAAGTAATGGTCATGTGTACTCAGACTGTTCCAATAATCAGACACCACCTTCCAATAGCACTCAGGGAGAACCCCCAGTCATGGACACAAGCACTCTGAACCCTACCCTCACCCTGGACACTGACAATGCAACTGAAACTGAGGAGACGTCAACTGTAGATTCTGACGAGCGTCCCTTCAAGTGTCAAATCTGTGGTAAAAGCTACCGGCACTCTGGGAGCCTCATCAATCACAAAAGGTCACATCAGGTCGGGATTTACCAGTGCTCAATCTGCAGAAAAAGCTATCCTCACCTGGCGGCCCTCAAAAGTCATCTTCGTCTCCATAAAGCTCAGTCTTCTCAATCTTTCAGCCTCAACGCTGAGGGAGACTGGCTCTCCTCAGAGCCTCTGACTCTGGATAACCAACAGGGCTGCTTCTCCTCCCAAGACGAGGAGGGGGATCGCACTCACCCTGTGCTCGGTATGGATCAGGAGAATGGAGTTGACCACAGCAATGGAGCTTTGTACCATGAGCAGTTTAATCAGGACTTTTCCCAGGATATGACTGTGCATCTACCTCACAATGAACACCTGATGCAGAGGCACATGTGTGCAGACTGTGGAGAGACATTTGCAGATATTGCAGGGATTAAGTCTCACAGTTGCCCACTGCTACAGCAGCAACATGACACTACTAGCAATGACTATGACAGTAATATGAATTTCCAGGACAGCAATAGCCACTGCGCCATTGGAAATCCAGGGAGTAATGTAGAGTTCCATGGTCTGAATGGTAGCCACGACCAAAGTTACTTTGAACAGAACTTCCATGACAATATGAGCAGTGATCAGCTGAATAGTGGCGGAGAAGGTGACAAcgcagatgaggaggaggatgatgatggaGATCTGTATCAGTGCTCTATATGTGGAAACAGCTACACCAGCATGAGGGCTCTCAGGAGTCATCTCCGAGGACACACACAGTCCCATGGCACTCCTGCAAGCTCAGGTCCTTCCTCCATGTCCTCCCATGAAGAAGTGAAAGATGATGAGCCTGGAGAGATGATGATCTGTAGCACATGTGGGGAAAGTTTTGCCAATAGGCAAGACTTGATCGCTCATCAGCTTCTACACAACAAGGCCCAGGTagataatgtaaataatttagAAATGAACAACAGTGATGTGTCTGTAGGAAAGGAGGAAGCACAGAGTATCATCTGTGGCAGCTGTGGCATCTTTTGCACCAGCTACCATCATCTTGAGGACCATGGTTGCACAGCTGTGAAGACAGATCAGTCAACACAGACTATGAAAGTAAATGATGTTCTCCAGCATGAAGACAAGAGCCAAGTCAAAGACACTGTTGATAGCGAAGATCGTCAGTACAAGTGTGATCAGTGTGGGCGCTCATACAGACATGCTGGTTCCCTCCTTAACCACAAAAAGTCTCACAAAACAGGTGTATTCAGATGCCTTGTCTGCCAGAAGCGCTTCTACAACCTGTTGGCCCTTAAAAACCACCAGAGGTCCCACTTTGATATTAAAAG GCATACTTGCCACGAGTGTGGGAAAGCCTTCAAAATTCAGAAGCAGCTATTGAATCACCTGAGAAGGCACAAAGAGAACCAAGCCAAAATCCAGGATCTCAACAACCAGATCCAGGCCCTCATGCAGATGAATGGGACCAAGTCAGATGGAGGAATGCAGTCCTTAACCTCAAATGTCAATCAGGCTTTTACCTCTTCCCGACGGTGCAAGCAACTGCCTGGAGGAAAGAGAGGACAAACAAAGTGTGAGACCTCAGTCAAATTGGAAGACACAGGTGATCAACGGCCTTTTGCCTGTGACCAGTGTGGGCGTACATATCGCCACGCAGGAAGTCTGGTCAACCACAGAAACTCCCACAAAACAG CCCACACCTGTGATGGACCTTCAGGCAGTAGTGATGCCCAACCAGATATGTCTCCAAATAAAGAGGAGCGGCCTTTCACCTGCAACATATGTAATCGCAGCTACCGCCATGCAGGCTCACTCCTGAACCACAAAAATACCCACAAGACAGGACACTTCAGTTGCAGCTTCTGCTCCAAGCCCTTCACTAACCCCATGGCTCTTCGCAATCACACACGCATCCatacacagaagaaaaagtatGTGTGTCTCACATGTGGAAAAGCTTTCCGCCTCGCCAGTATCCTGCACAACCACCAGAGGGTCCACAACCGGGTGGCGAGTCACTTCAGCTGTCCTGCATGTGGAAAGAGCTTCCAGGGCAGGTCCGGCCTGAAGAGGCACCGCTGCCGCAGAGGTCAGGAGAACTCCCCGAGAGCTGGAGTCCAGCagtcagagagaggagacaagtGCTTCAT GTGTGACCTGTGTGGGCGCTCCTACCGCCACGCTGGCTCTCTACTCAACCATAAAAAGACGCACTCCGAAAACCTCCACCACTGTACGTTGTGTCTCCAGACATTTCCTGATCCTCTCACTCTACAGATACACACCCAGATGAGGCGTCACTGCTGCCCCGAGTGCGGCAAGACCTTCTGTCTGGTCGCACACCTGCAGAGCCACATGGAGGTGCACTCAAAGGACCGGCCCGTGGCGTGCAGCCCCTGCCAGCAGAGCTTTCCCAACACAACCAGCTACCAGCAGCACCAGGAAATACACCACGGGGCTCAGGACTCCTATCAGCAAGACGTGGATGAACCTGTGGATAACATCTGCTGGGACTCAGGAATAAATCCGACCATGGGGATTGACGGGATGCAAGAGCAGGTTCCTCCACCTTTGTCtcacattccaagaagcatcgCTGATTCTCAAAAGAGCAGCGAGTCTGCTGGCACAGAGGAGAAGAGCCACGTCTGCGAGCACTGCGGCCGCACTTACCGCCACGCCGGCTCCCTCCTCAACCACAAGAACAGCCACAAGACTGGCTCCTTCTTTTGCTCCGTCTGCCAGAAGGAGTTCACAAACCTGATGGCTCTCAAGAACCACCGGCGCATTCACACCGAACCCAAGCGCTACCAGTGTCTGGAGTGCGGTAAGGCGTTCCGTGTGTCCACCCAGCTCATATGTCACCGACGAATCCACACCAAAGAGAAGCCCTTTGCCTGCGTGCTGTGCGACAAGAGCTTTTCCAGCAAATCCAACCTGCGGCACCATCAGAAGATGCACCAGAACACCCAGACCTACGATTCCTCTTTTAGCATAGATGCTAACACCTTTATGGATTTGGACATGGGGTCTTTCCTTTGA
- the znf646 gene encoding zinc finger protein 646 isoform X1, with protein sequence MAVQDPGRTTGFPCKQCGLVCPNMPSLLEHMDAHLQQEEDRKFKCDECGRGYRHAGSLANHKKTHEVGSFQCNICGKENSNALSLKSHLRSHTSQKKYSCAECGKAFRLATQLATHERVHLARRAKEQSYRKVDVEYLTHEDGREIENDHPHHLSEQSFGVGISTESSPAEYKPEVVYNAQAEPSDDAANRPFRCDLCDKSYIHHRSLTNHKKTHQVGMFECTVCFKLFNNMAALYSHQRTHKARSGADPNSMGGSYTDTPMDQFSPQSQDAPVNFCHLCQVLFPSDEEFQEHIQMHNSSSMSFGLQDTLSENHNITFDNSIASPESNFYASPINNVPSVSSIDNHGGFDQPQEQMRSNGHVYSDCSNNQTPPSNSTQGEPPVMDTSTLNPTLTLDTDNATETEETSTVDSDERPFKCQICGKSYRHSGSLINHKRSHQVGIYQCSICRKSYPHLAALKSHLRLHKAQSSQSFSLNAEGDWLSSEPLTLDNQQGCFSSQDEEGDRTHPVLGMDQENGVDHSNGALYHEQFNQDFSQDMTVHLPHNEHLMQRHMCADCGETFADIAGIKSHSCPLLQQQHDTTSNDYDSNMNFQDSNSHCAIGNPGSNVEFHGLNGSHDQSYFEQNFHDNMSSDQLNSGGEGDNADEEEDDDGDLYQCSICGNSYTSMRALRSHLRGHTQSHGTPASSGPSSMSSHEEVKDDEPGEMMICSTCGESFANRQDLIAHQLLHNKAQVDNVNNLEMNNSDVSVGKEEAQSIICGSCGIFCTSYHHLEDHGCTAVKTDQSTQTMKVNDVLQHEDKSQVKDTVDSEDRQYKCDQCGRSYRHAGSLLNHKKSHKTGVFRCLVCQKRFYNLLALKNHQRSHFDIKRHTCHECGKAFKIQKQLLNHLRRHKENQAKIQDLNNQIQALMQMNGTKSDGGMQSLTSNVNQAFTSSRRCKQLPGGKRGQTKCETSVKLEDTGDQRPFACDQCGRTYRHAGSLVNHRNSHKTGEYYCSVCNNTYSNQLAMKNHLRTHFAYKKHSCQNCGKGFRGKKQLLAHICAGLRKDGAAGRRGLKSRALKCKECKQAFLSVDQLTAHTCDGPSGSSDAQPDMSPNKEERPFTCNICNRSYRHAGSLLNHKNTHKTGHFSCSFCSKPFTNPMALRNHTRIHTQKKKYVCLTCGKAFRLASILHNHQRVHNRVASHFSCPACGKSFQGRSGLKRHRCRRGQENSPRAGVQQSERGDKCFMCDLCGRSYRHAGSLLNHKKTHSENLHHCTLCLQTFPDPLTLQIHTQMRRHCCPECGKTFCLVAHLQSHMEVHSKDRPVACSPCQQSFPNTTSYQQHQEIHHGAQDSYQQDVDEPVDNICWDSGINPTMGIDGMQEQVPPPLSHIPRSIADSQKSSESAGTEEKSHVCEHCGRTYRHAGSLLNHKNSHKTGSFFCSVCQKEFTNLMALKNHRRIHTEPKRYQCLECGKAFRVSTQLICHRRIHTKEKPFACVLCDKSFSSKSNLRHHQKMHQNTQTYDSSFSIDANTFMDLDMGSFL encoded by the exons ATGGCAGTGCAAGACCCCGGCAGGACAACAGGTTTTCCTTGCAAACAATGTGGCCTGGTATGTCCCAATATGCCCAGTCTGCTCGAGCACATGGATGCTCACCTTCAACAAGAGGAAGACCGCAAATTTAAATGTGATGAATGTGGACGTGGTTATAGGCATGCTGGAAGCCTAGCTAACCACAAAAAGACTCACGAGGTGGGTTCTTTCCAATGTAACATCTGTGGTAAAGAAAACTCAAATGCCTTGTCCCTGAAAAGTCACCTCCGGAGCCACACGTCACAGAAAAAGTACTCCTGTGCTGAATGTGGGAAAGCTTTTCGTCTGGCAACACAGCTGGCCACACATGAGAGGGTTCATCTTGCCAGGCGAGCAAAGGAGCAGTCATACAGGAAAGTAGATGTGGAATATCTCACACATGAAGACGGACGTGAAATTGAAAATGATCACCCACATCATCTCAGTGAACAGTCGTTCGGTGTTGGGATTTCTACAGAAAGTAGCCCAGCTGAGTACAAGCCAGAGGTTGTTTATAATGCACAAGCTGAGCCCTCTGATGATGCAGCAAATCGACCTTTCAGGTGTGATTTGTGTGACAAATCATACATACACCATCGGAGCCTGACCAATCATAAAAAGACTCACCAAGTGGGAATGTTTGAGTGCACAGTGTGTTTCAAACTCTTCAATAACATGGCTGCCCTTTACAGCCACCAGAGAACTCACAAGGCAAGAAGTGGGGCGGACCCGAATTCAATGGGTGGGtcatacacagacacaccaatGGACCAGTTTTCACCTCAGAGCCAGGACGCTCCAGTTAATTTCTGCCATTTGTGTCAGGTACTATTCCCCAGTGATGAAGAGTTCCAGGAACACATCCAAATGCATAATTCTTCATCAATGTCATTTGGGCTTCAAGATACTTTGTCAGAGAACCACAATATAACATTTGACAACAGTATTGCTTCGCCTGAGTCAAATTTTTATGCATCTCCTATAAATAATGTTCCCTCAGTATCATCCATAGATAATCACGGAGGCTTTGATCAGCCACAGGAGCAGATGAGAAGTAATGGTCATGTGTACTCAGACTGTTCCAATAATCAGACACCACCTTCCAATAGCACTCAGGGAGAACCCCCAGTCATGGACACAAGCACTCTGAACCCTACCCTCACCCTGGACACTGACAATGCAACTGAAACTGAGGAGACGTCAACTGTAGATTCTGACGAGCGTCCCTTCAAGTGTCAAATCTGTGGTAAAAGCTACCGGCACTCTGGGAGCCTCATCAATCACAAAAGGTCACATCAGGTCGGGATTTACCAGTGCTCAATCTGCAGAAAAAGCTATCCTCACCTGGCGGCCCTCAAAAGTCATCTTCGTCTCCATAAAGCTCAGTCTTCTCAATCTTTCAGCCTCAACGCTGAGGGAGACTGGCTCTCCTCAGAGCCTCTGACTCTGGATAACCAACAGGGCTGCTTCTCCTCCCAAGACGAGGAGGGGGATCGCACTCACCCTGTGCTCGGTATGGATCAGGAGAATGGAGTTGACCACAGCAATGGAGCTTTGTACCATGAGCAGTTTAATCAGGACTTTTCCCAGGATATGACTGTGCATCTACCTCACAATGAACACCTGATGCAGAGGCACATGTGTGCAGACTGTGGAGAGACATTTGCAGATATTGCAGGGATTAAGTCTCACAGTTGCCCACTGCTACAGCAGCAACATGACACTACTAGCAATGACTATGACAGTAATATGAATTTCCAGGACAGCAATAGCCACTGCGCCATTGGAAATCCAGGGAGTAATGTAGAGTTCCATGGTCTGAATGGTAGCCACGACCAAAGTTACTTTGAACAGAACTTCCATGACAATATGAGCAGTGATCAGCTGAATAGTGGCGGAGAAGGTGACAAcgcagatgaggaggaggatgatgatggaGATCTGTATCAGTGCTCTATATGTGGAAACAGCTACACCAGCATGAGGGCTCTCAGGAGTCATCTCCGAGGACACACACAGTCCCATGGCACTCCTGCAAGCTCAGGTCCTTCCTCCATGTCCTCCCATGAAGAAGTGAAAGATGATGAGCCTGGAGAGATGATGATCTGTAGCACATGTGGGGAAAGTTTTGCCAATAGGCAAGACTTGATCGCTCATCAGCTTCTACACAACAAGGCCCAGGTagataatgtaaataatttagAAATGAACAACAGTGATGTGTCTGTAGGAAAGGAGGAAGCACAGAGTATCATCTGTGGCAGCTGTGGCATCTTTTGCACCAGCTACCATCATCTTGAGGACCATGGTTGCACAGCTGTGAAGACAGATCAGTCAACACAGACTATGAAAGTAAATGATGTTCTCCAGCATGAAGACAAGAGCCAAGTCAAAGACACTGTTGATAGCGAAGATCGTCAGTACAAGTGTGATCAGTGTGGGCGCTCATACAGACATGCTGGTTCCCTCCTTAACCACAAAAAGTCTCACAAAACAGGTGTATTCAGATGCCTTGTCTGCCAGAAGCGCTTCTACAACCTGTTGGCCCTTAAAAACCACCAGAGGTCCCACTTTGATATTAAAAG GCATACTTGCCACGAGTGTGGGAAAGCCTTCAAAATTCAGAAGCAGCTATTGAATCACCTGAGAAGGCACAAAGAGAACCAAGCCAAAATCCAGGATCTCAACAACCAGATCCAGGCCCTCATGCAGATGAATGGGACCAAGTCAGATGGAGGAATGCAGTCCTTAACCTCAAATGTCAATCAGGCTTTTACCTCTTCCCGACGGTGCAAGCAACTGCCTGGAGGAAAGAGAGGACAAACAAAGTGTGAGACCTCAGTCAAATTGGAAGACACAGGTGATCAACGGCCTTTTGCCTGTGACCAGTGTGGGCGTACATATCGCCACGCAGGAAGTCTGGTCAACCACAGAAACTCCCACAAAACAGGTGAATATTACTGCTCCGTTTGTAACAACACTTACTCAAACCAACTAGCAATGAAAAACCACTTGCGTACCCACTTTGCATATAAAAAGCACTCTTGCCAAAACTGTGGAAAAGGCTTCAGGGGAAAGAAGCAGCTATTAGCCCACATTTGTGCAGGCCTCAGAAAGGATGGGGCCGCAGGCAGGAGGGGTCTAAAATCTAGAGCCTTGAAGTGTAAGGAATGTAAGCAGGCCTTTCTCTCTGTTGACCAACTGACAGCCCACACCTGTGATGGACCTTCAGGCAGTAGTGATGCCCAACCAGATATGTCTCCAAATAAAGAGGAGCGGCCTTTCACCTGCAACATATGTAATCGCAGCTACCGCCATGCAGGCTCACTCCTGAACCACAAAAATACCCACAAGACAGGACACTTCAGTTGCAGCTTCTGCTCCAAGCCCTTCACTAACCCCATGGCTCTTCGCAATCACACACGCATCCatacacagaagaaaaagtatGTGTGTCTCACATGTGGAAAAGCTTTCCGCCTCGCCAGTATCCTGCACAACCACCAGAGGGTCCACAACCGGGTGGCGAGTCACTTCAGCTGTCCTGCATGTGGAAAGAGCTTCCAGGGCAGGTCCGGCCTGAAGAGGCACCGCTGCCGCAGAGGTCAGGAGAACTCCCCGAGAGCTGGAGTCCAGCagtcagagagaggagacaagtGCTTCAT GTGTGACCTGTGTGGGCGCTCCTACCGCCACGCTGGCTCTCTACTCAACCATAAAAAGACGCACTCCGAAAACCTCCACCACTGTACGTTGTGTCTCCAGACATTTCCTGATCCTCTCACTCTACAGATACACACCCAGATGAGGCGTCACTGCTGCCCCGAGTGCGGCAAGACCTTCTGTCTGGTCGCACACCTGCAGAGCCACATGGAGGTGCACTCAAAGGACCGGCCCGTGGCGTGCAGCCCCTGCCAGCAGAGCTTTCCCAACACAACCAGCTACCAGCAGCACCAGGAAATACACCACGGGGCTCAGGACTCCTATCAGCAAGACGTGGATGAACCTGTGGATAACATCTGCTGGGACTCAGGAATAAATCCGACCATGGGGATTGACGGGATGCAAGAGCAGGTTCCTCCACCTTTGTCtcacattccaagaagcatcgCTGATTCTCAAAAGAGCAGCGAGTCTGCTGGCACAGAGGAGAAGAGCCACGTCTGCGAGCACTGCGGCCGCACTTACCGCCACGCCGGCTCCCTCCTCAACCACAAGAACAGCCACAAGACTGGCTCCTTCTTTTGCTCCGTCTGCCAGAAGGAGTTCACAAACCTGATGGCTCTCAAGAACCACCGGCGCATTCACACCGAACCCAAGCGCTACCAGTGTCTGGAGTGCGGTAAGGCGTTCCGTGTGTCCACCCAGCTCATATGTCACCGACGAATCCACACCAAAGAGAAGCCCTTTGCCTGCGTGCTGTGCGACAAGAGCTTTTCCAGCAAATCCAACCTGCGGCACCATCAGAAGATGCACCAGAACACCCAGACCTACGATTCCTCTTTTAGCATAGATGCTAACACCTTTATGGATTTGGACATGGGGTCTTTCCTTTGA